A genomic segment from Sparus aurata chromosome 10, fSpaAur1.1, whole genome shotgun sequence encodes:
- the LOC115590491 gene encoding arfaptin-1-like produces MEGAEQRGEVSQECDVTEEEAPPTEENGNCNHVNNSVTSCPAEATPEVAMATEQSKAPELPGTPQKPGSGPVVVQGSNKNAASEKMERVRKWSITTYKCTRQALSEKLGRGSRTVDLDLEPRLELLKDDRQRYDHVTKLAQTLANQLAQFTDTQKTLGDAFSDLSLKTPTLHVEFGLNAEAQKFLSKSGKTLSEAITAFTADMNTLVNKTIEDTMLNAKKYEAARIEYDAYRVDMEELNLGPRDAVTVPKLERAQKDFQGQRERYEKIRDDLSVKVKMLEENRVKVLHNQLWLLHSAVAAHSLSCQSFLEQNMRQASDHLNNPSEDAPSWLEDS; encoded by the exons ATGGAGGGggcggagcagagaggagaggtcaGCCaggagtgtgatgtcacagaggaggaggctccACCCACA gAAGAAAATGGCAACTGCAACCACGTCAACAACAGCGTCACTTCCTGTCCAGCGGAGGCAACGCCAGaagttgccatggcaacagagcAGAGTAAAG cTCCAGAGCTTCCCGGGACACCACAGAAACCAGGAAGTGGACCTGTGGTTGTTCAAGGCAGCAACAAGAACGCAGCCAGTGAGAAGATGGAGAGAGTCCGCAAGTGGAGCATCACCACCTACAAG tgCACCAGGCAGGCTCTGTCAGAGAAGCTCGGTCGTGGTTCTCGTACGGTGGATCTGGACCTGGAGCCGCGACTGGAGCTGCTCAAAGACGACCGGCAGCGCTACGATCACGTGACCAAGCTGGCTCAGACGCTGGCCAATCAGCTCGCTCAGTTCACAGATACCCAGAAGACCCTGGGGGACGCCTTCAGCGACCTCAGCCTCAAAACGCCAACGCTGCAC GTGGAGTTTGGTCTGAATGCAGAGGCTCAGAAGTTTCTGTCTAAGAGCGGTAAAACTCTGTCGGAGGCCATCACTGCCTTCACCGCCGACATGAACACGCTGGTCAACAAGACCATCGAGGACACGATGCTGAACGCCAAGAAGTACGAGGCGGCCAG GATCGAGTACGACGCGTACCGGGTCGACATGGAGGAGCTGAACCTGGGTCCTCGGGACGCCGTCACGGTGCCCAAACTGGAGCGGGCCCAGAAGGACTTCCAGGGTCAGAGGGAGCGGTACGAGAAGATCCGAGACGACCTGTCCGTCAAAGTCAAGATGCTGGAGGAGAACCGG GTCAAAGTCCTCCACAAccagctgtggctgctgcacAGCGCCGTCGCAGCTCACAGTTTATCATGTCAAAGCTTCCTGGAGCAAAACATGCGGCAGGCCAGCGACCACCTGAACAACCCCAGCGAGGACGCCCCCTCCTGGCTGGAGGACAgttga
- the LOC115589181 gene encoding E3 ubiquitin/ISG15 ligase TRIM25-like, translating to MAQQRNPAELKFSCSICLDLLKDPVIIPCGHNYCMKCIKATWGEEDQEKTHSCPQCRRSFTPRPELLKNTMLAELVEELKKTGLQAAPADLCYAGAEDVACDVCTGRKLRAAKSCLQCVASYCEQHLQHHFESAALKKHKLVEPSKKLQENICSRHDEVMKIFCRTDQKCICLVCSMDDHKGHDTVSAATERAEKQKQLAQSRHNVQQRIQDREKDVKELQQEVETTNRSADEAVEHSEKIFTQLIRLVETRRSDVKQRIRSQQELDVGLAKERQEKLNQEITELKKKDAELEKLSLTEDHTQFLHSYPSLSTLTESTISPRPNIDRLQAFKDVTAAVTAA from the exons ATGGCGCAGCAAAGAAACCCAGCGGAGCTGAAATTCAGCTGTTCGATCTGtctggatctactgaaggatccggtgattattccctgtggacacaacTACTGCATGAAGTGTATTAAAGCCACGTGGGGTGAAGAGGATCAGGAGAAaacccacagctgccctcagtgcaggaggagcttcacaccgaggcctgagctgctgaaaaacaccatgttggCAGagttagtggaggagctgaagaagactggactccaagctgctcctgctgatctctgctatgctggagctgaagatgtggcctgtgatgtctgcactgggaggaagcTGAGAGCTGCCaagtcctgtctgcagtgtgtggcctcttactgtgagcaacacctgcagcatcacttTGAATCAGCcgctttaaagaaacacaagctggtggagccgtccaagaagctccaggagaacatctgctcccgtcacgatgaggtgatgaagattttCTGCCGCACTGATCAGAAGTGTATCTGCCTCGTCTGCTCAATGGACGaccataaaggccacgacacagtgtcagctgccacagagagggcagagaagcagaagcagctcGCTCAAAGTCGGCACAAcgtccagcagagaatccaggacagagagaaagatgtgaaggagcttcagcaggaggtggagacgACCAATCGCTCTGCTGAtgaagcagtggagcacagtgagaagatcttcacccagctgatccgtctggTGGAGaccagacgctctgatgtgaagcagcggatcagatcccagcaggaactGGATGTTGGTTTGGCCAAAGAGCGTCAGGAGAAGCTGAaccaggagatcactgagctgaagaagaaagacgctgagctggaGAAGCTCTCGCTCACAGAGGACCACACCCAGTTTCTTCACagctacccctcactgtcaacACTGACTGAGTCTACAATCTCACCCAGACCAAACATCGACCGCCTGCAGGCCTTTAAGGAcgtgacagcagctgtgacagCAGCC TGA